A single Aspergillus puulaauensis MK2 DNA, chromosome 7, nearly complete sequence DNA region contains:
- a CDS encoding uncharacterized protein (COG:S;~EggNog:ENOG410PRR3) gives MEAIVQIQNSHLLHIINRLDALENGTRSTTESPTISRPSEVSSSSASPQQVQPTPGTGRLNNHANCNSGQMSLKGYRFSSYSTETGLEEKLPISPETAKSWLQMLYDNQNSLGILLPIARDFMLTIPSIVDNPYVQIDVRVLILYYGALHQGMLLTPGIDTVKKSEYSILLYRRALHLMEDWQREEQINELSLHVAFWMTFETYSQSDFDLSHRLHRCACDIARALGLLDLDSIDGSAITPASSQPVNMDTVYRGVHRIYFWQILMMFDNLFRNNLYRAGSIEMGTWKVSLPDLSTWRSFNDGDRHAQVYFEVSLRLARISLKHSELRSSMDLRSGEDGMLDASAQAEVMNLVLEISAVISDWNVEPLLMQASSTIHASLYAKLIFDATSMITSSLRIQPQGASWPPEHGAELELDAARRSITAVQRLFELDPNVICWHLGYFKSYITPCIGIIFKSTLTTDAEETATSNITLILWIDLVLTDWESIRKELNSMKRFVQTLRRFTHTFVQQKFRGTQTEHGYEEPSALSEAMRRGVVEDILDVAWQTSESRSPLPGSPTTELLGEDELRFLHERGVDLQQLYNDPCQAILELEKSILTEPDPHRGWWTFDV, from the exons ATGGAGGCGATTGTCCAAATCCAAAACTCACATCTTCTTCATATAATCAATCGGTTGGATGCTTTGGAGAATGGCACCAGAAGCACTACCGAGTCGCCTACAATATCACGACCCTCGGAGGTTTCGAGTTCTTCAGCAAGCCCACAGCAAGTTCAGCCTACGCCGGGCACGG GACGTCTGAATAACCACGCCAATTGTAATTCGGGTCAAATGAGCCTCAAGGGGTACCGATTCAGTTCATATTCCACGGAGACTGGATTAGAAGAGAAACTACCCATTTCCCCAGAAACTGCCAAATCATGGCTACAAA TGCTTTACGACAACCAAAACAGCCTCGGAATTTTATTACCCATAGCAAGGGACTTTATGCTCACGATACCGTCCATCGTCGATAACCCATATGTCCAGATCGATGTCCGCGTGCTTATTCTCTACTACGGTGCACTGCACCAGGGGATGCTCCTCACTCCTGGAATTGATACCGTCAAGAAAAGCGAGTACTCTATCCTGCTATATCGTAGAGCTCTACATCTTATGGAGGACTGGCAACGCGAGGAGCAAATCAATGAACTGAGTCTGCATGTTGCGTTTTGGATG ACATTTGAAACATATTCGCAGTCTGATTTCGATCTGTCGCATAGACTACATCGCTGTGCATGCGATATTGCACGGGCTCTCGGACTGCTTGACCTTGATAGCATAGATGGATCTGCAATTActccagccagcagccagccGGTTAATATGGACACTGTCTACCGGGGGGTGCACAGAATCTACTTCTGGCAGATTCTGATGATGTTCGATAATCTCTTTCGCAACAATCTTTACAGAGCAGGTAGTATTGAGATGGGTACCTGGAAAGTGAGTCTACCGGATCTTTCTACGTGGCGGAGCTTCAACGACGGCGACCGGCATGCTCAGGTGTATTTTGAGGTCTCTCTCCGACTAGCACGTATATCCCTTAAACACTCTGAACTACGGAGCAGTATGGACTTGCGGTCAGGAGAGGACGGGATGCTTGATGCGTCTGCACAGGCGGAAGTGATGAACCTGGTGTTGGAAATTAGCGCTGTTATATCTGATTGGAATGTT GAACCATTGCTTATGCAAGCATCCTCCACGATTCATGCAAGCCTATATGCAAAGCTCATCTTCGATGCAACGTCAATGATAACCTCATCCCTCCGCATTCAACCTCAAGGCGCTAGCTGGCCCCCAGAACATGGTGCTGAACTGGAACTAGATGCAGCCCGGAGATCTATAACAGCTGTACAACGTTTGTTTGAGCTTGATCCAAATGTAATTTGCTGGCACTTGGG GTACTTCAAAAGCTACATTACTCCCTGTATTGGGATCATCTTCAAAAGCACCCTCACTACGGACGCAGAGGAAACAGCAACGTCGAATATAACTCTCATACTCTGGATAGACCTGGTGCTTACTGACTGGGAAAGCATACGCAAGGAATTAAACTCCATGAAGAGATTTGTCCAAACATTAAGACGCTTCACGCATACATTTGTTCAACAAAAGTTTCGCGGGACACAAACCGAGCATGGTTATGAAGAGCCAAGCGCCTTGTCCGAAGCAATGAGACGGGGAGTTGTAGAAGATATACTGGATGTTGCCTGGCAAACCAGTGAATCGAGGAGCCCTTTGCCCGGGTCTCCCACCACTGAACTACTCGGTGAAGACGAGCTACGGTTTTTGCATGAGCGAGGGGTCGACCTCCAGCAACTATACAATGATCCCTGTCAGGCTATTCTGGAATTGGAGAAGAGTATATTGACTGAGCCTGATCCTCACCGTGGGTGGTGGACGTTTGACGTTTAG
- a CDS encoding NuoB/complex I 20 kDa subunit family protein (COG:C;~EggNog:ENOG410PVGI;~InterPro:IPR006138,IPR006137;~PFAM:PF01058;~go_function: GO:0008137 - NADH dehydrogenase (ubiquinone) activity [Evidence IEA];~go_function: GO:0048038 - quinone binding [Evidence IEA];~go_function: GO:0051536 - iron-sulfur cluster binding [Evidence IEA];~go_function: GO:0051539 - 4 iron, 4 sulfur cluster binding [Evidence IEA];~go_process: GO:0055114 - oxidation-reduction process [Evidence IEA]) — protein sequence MALPTRYGGMNIPFGPGRFADFYPTFATLGTAYRDGDESHTRFVYAFQISARTFSYISARQYSSSRTADEARTSLATQFPTHRTAQPRSEKPQSNAADYVLTSLDQIVNWARQGSLWPLSFGLACCAIEMMQTSMPRYDQDRLGIIFRASPRQADVMIVAGTVTNKMAPPLRQCYDQMPDPKWVISMGSCANGGGYYHYSYSVVRGVDRIIPVDVYVPGCPPTPEALLYGIFQLQKKMRNTRVTRMWYRR from the exons ATGGCCCTACCCACTCGCTACGGGGGGATGAATATACCCTTTGGCCCAGGAAGGTTTGCGGACTTTTACCCTACTTTCGCAACGCTGGGCACTGCATATcgagatggcgatgagagCCATACCCGGTTTGTGTATG CGTTCCAAATCTCGGCAAGGACTTTCTCTTATATCAGCGCACGCCAGTATTCGTCCTCACGAACAGCCGATGAAGCCCGAACCTCCCTGGCGACACAATTCCCTACCCATAGAACAGCCCAACCTCGCTCAGAAAAACCACAATCAAACGCCGCAGACTATGTCCT AACATCCCTCGACCAAATCGTCAACTGGGCCCGCCAAGGCTCCCTATGGCCTCTCAGCTTCGGCCTCGCCTGCTGCGCAATCGAAATGATGCAAACCTCCATGCCGCGATACGACCAAGACCGGCTGGGTATAATCTTCCGCGCCTCTCCCCGGCAAGCCGACGTCATGATCGTAGCCGGGACCGTGACGAATAAGATGGCGCCCCCGCTGCGGCAGTGCTATGATCAAATGCCCGATCCGAAATGGGTAATTAGCATGGGCAGTTGTGCGAACGGGGGCGGATATTATCACTACAGTTATAGTGTAGTGCGGGGTGTTGATAGGATTATTCCGGTGGATGTTTATGTCCCGGGGTGTCCGCCTACGCCGGAGGCTTTGTTGTATGGGATATTCCAGttgcagaagaagatgaggaataCCAGGGTTACCCGGATGTGGTATAGGAGATAG
- a CDS encoding MFS transporter (COG:G;~EggNog:ENOG410PMKI;~InterPro:IPR005829,IPR020846,IPR011701,IPR036259;~PFAM:PF07690;~TransMembrane:12 (i56-76o96-116i123-143o149-171i183-204o210-232i290-313o325-343i364-387o393-414i435-452o464-483i);~go_component: GO:0016021 - integral component of membrane [Evidence IEA];~go_function: GO:0022857 - transmembrane transporter activity [Evidence IEA];~go_process: GO:0055085 - transmembrane transport [Evidence IEA]), producing the protein MEKLKDPEIGETSNEPSENLNQPQDTNANPEDELLVDWDGPDDPNCPFNWSLPKRWAITLLCSMGGMVTLMSASMLAPALGDIAADLNISHSEANMVVSIFVLAFAFGPMALAPLAEVFGRRWVWILSSAWYVLWNTVCGFSRTKGLLLAGRILSGLGGSVVFATGTPVLADCWRAEQRGQSFAIGTFVPLLGPAVGPILGGVITERIGWRWLFWVLSIFDAALIIYGYFFFPETYRRLLLHRKAVKLQKETGRSFHIKSDIHSQPLSKKLCYSIARPCWMLATQPTIQIMAIFLAYNYGVLFLVLTSFASLWTDKYHQSVQASGIHYVAIVIGYTIASQGGGHTTDWLWKYLTHKRGETAPEYRIILMAPGTILLIAGVFWCGWAAEAMAPWIVVDIGAAVFGCGVILSTQAMQQYVIESYKEYVASANASSQFLRSIFGFCFPIFAPALYARLGYGWGNSTLAFIMIGFGLPGPFIIWRFGARLREKGKKRAEGKTFLA; encoded by the coding sequence AtggagaagctcaaggacCCCGAGATAGGGGAAACATCGAACGAGCCCTCGGAGAATCTCAACCAACCGCAAGACACAAATGCCAAccccgaggatgagctgctggTAGACTGGGATGGACCAGACGATCCCAACTGTCCATTCAACTGGTCCCTCCCCAAGCGATGGGCTATCACATTGCTCTGCTCCATGGGAGGAATGGTAACCCTGATGAGTGCATCCATGCTCGCACCAGCCCTAGGCGACATCGCCGCAGACTTGAACATCAGCCACAGCGAAGCCAACATGGTAGTTTCGATCTTCGTGCTTGCATTCGCCTTTGGCCCGATGGCGCTGGCTCCCCTGGCTGAAGTGTTCGGTCGCCGATGGGTGTGGATTCTATCATCTGCCTGGTATGTCCTGTGGAATACCGTCTGCGGGTTCTCTCGCACCAAGGGTCTTTTACTGGCTGGTCGCATCTTGAGTGGCCTGGGAGGCAGTGTGGTGTTTGCAACTGGGACTCCGGTTCTGGCGGACTGCTGGCGTGCTGAGCAGCGTGGCCAGTCGTTTGCAATTGGGACGTTTGTGCCGTTGTTGGGACCGGCCGTAGGCCCTATACTCGGCGGCGTCATTACAGAGAGGATTGGATGGCGGTGGCTCTTTTGGGTTCTCTCCATTTTTGACGCTGCTCTCATTATCTATGggtatttcttctttccagagaCATATCGGCGtctgctcctccatcgaAAGGCCGTCAAACTGCAGAAGGAGACGGGCAGGTCTTTCCACATCAAGTCAGACATCCACAGCCAACCTCTATCCAAGAAGCTCTGCTATAGCATTGCGCGCCCGTGCTGGATGTTGGCTACTCAACCGACTATCCAGATCATGGCCATATTTCTCGCCTACAACTACGGCGTCCTGTTCCTGGTCCTCACCAGCTTCGCCTCTCTCTGGACAGATAAATACCATCAATCAGTACAAGCGAGTGGCATCCACTACGTCGCCATCGTAATCGGCTACACAATCGCCTCTCAAGGGGGTGGTCACACCACCGACTGGCTGTGGAAGTACCTAACACACAAACGCGGAGAAACCGCACCGGAATACCGAATCATATTAATGGCGCCGGGGACAATTCTCCTTATAGCCGGTGTTTTCTGGTGCGGGTGGGCAGCGGAGGCAATGGCGCCGTGGATTGTGGTTGACATCGGGGCAGCGGTGTTTGGCTGTGGGGTTATTTTAAGTACGCAGGCGATGCAGCAGTATGTGATTGAATCGTACAAGGAGTATGTTGCGTCGGCGAATGCATCGAGCCAGTTCCTGAGGAGTATCTTTGGGTTTTGTTTTCCGATTTTTGCGCCTGCGCTGTATGCCCGGCTTGGGTATGGATGGGGGAACAGCACGTTGGCGTTTATCATGATTGGGTTTGGTTTGCCGGGGCCTTTTATTATTTGGAGATTTGGTGCGAGGCTCagagagaaggggaagaaaagggcGGAGGGGAAGACATTCCTGGCTTGA
- a CDS encoding putative MFS transporter (COG:U;~EggNog:ENOG410PMZM;~InterPro:IPR011701,IPR036259;~PFAM:PF07690;~TransMembrane:11 (o20-41i109-127o139-164i176-201o207-224i276-294o314-334i349-369o375-395i407-431o443-465i);~go_function: GO:0022857 - transmembrane transporter activity [Evidence IEA];~go_process: GO:0055085 - transmembrane transport [Evidence IEA]), translating into MAHETTPLLHPGKHKHSAHWVLFLVCIVIVTIDLGGSLSVAPQTQILEDIVCRALHRDAVISASTCKGVDVQSELALINGWKETFDQIPGIILALPYGIMADRVGRKQVAMLSMLGLTMQEVAVRIVCWDSPRIPPRAIWFTSVFQLCGGGAQIASSMVFTIMSDIFPVQKRTNKFFIVYAAMLAAEIVGGPISACLMAIASPWLPYLLGLFCEFIGLAAVLAIPETLPEKLDMDYSPTTHYTNGENKQSGQVVWAVKLATTQILRIKQLLCRNKNIFTITMAFLSATAGQQALKLILQYASKRFSWSMGEASLLLSLKGLINLVLLLLILPTLSEQLQKRLAPAKKDLLIAQGSSAFLVLGFTIMALASDAMPFSIGVSILALGSGFYTVLRSLASALVPETQVGLLNTTIGLVQGVGGVVAGPALAGAFNYGMQFGGSWIGLPYFVAAGLFAGAGLGICGVVVESVPYGMV; encoded by the exons ATGGCGCACGAAACAACCCCCCTCCTACACCCCGGGAAACACAAACACTCCGCCCACTGGGTCTTATTCCTCGTCTGTATCGTAATCGTTACAATCGACCTGGGCGGTTCTCTCTCCGTCGCCCCGCAGACCCAAATCCTAGAGGACATCGTCTGTCGCGCTCTCCACCGCGATGCAGTCATCTCCGCATCGACCTGCAAGGGCGTCGACGTCCAGAGCGAGCTTGCGCTGATCAACGGCTGGAAGGAAACTTTTGATCAGATCCCGGGGATTATTCTCGCTCTACCGTATGGCATCATGGCTGATCGGGTCGGCCGAAAGCAGGTCGCGATGCTGAGCATGTTGGGGCTTACGATGCAAGAGGTTGCTGTGCGGATAGTCT GCTGGGATAGTCCCAGGATCCCTCCACGCGCGATCTGGTTTACGTCCGTATTCCAGCTCTGTGGGGGCGGTGCCCAAATCGCCAGTTCGATGGTGTTTACCATTATGTCGGATATCTTTCCTGTTCAGAAAAG AACGAACAAGTTCTTCATTGTATATGCCGCCATGCTTGCGGCTGAGATCGTAGGGGGTCCCATCAGCGCATGTCTCATGGCTATCGCTTCACCCTGGCTACCGTATCTTCTCGGACTGTTTTGTGAATTTATCGGCTTGGCTGCTGTCCTAGCAATACCGGAGACACTGCCTGAGAAATTGGACATGGACTACTCACCCACAACCCATTACACAAACggagaaaacaaacaaagtGGTCAGGTCGTGTGGGCAGTCAAACTCGCCACAACACAAATACTACGCATAAAGCAACTCCTCTGCAGAAATAAAAACATCTTCACAATAACGATGGCATTCCTCTCCGCAACCGCAGGCCAGCAGGCCCTAAAGCTAATACTGCAGTACGCGTCAAAGCGATTCTCCTGGTCGATGGGTGAAGCAAGTCTCCTCCTCTCGCTAAAGGGGTTAATaaacctcgtcctcctcctgcttATTCTCCCTACACTGTCAGAACAATTGCAAAAGCGTCTTGCACCTGCGAAAAAGGACCTCTTAATCGCACAGGGAAGTTCTGCCTTCCTTGTCCTGGGATTCACTATCATGGCGCTCGCCTCGGATGCAATGCCATTCAGTATCGGGGTATCGATTCTCGCGCTTGGCTCGGGATTCTACACTGTGCTGCGTAGTTTGGCGAGCGCTTTGGTACCGGAGACACAAGTTGGGCTGTTGAATACGACTATTGGGTTGGTGCAGGGCGTTGGGGGTGTGGTTGCTGGTCCTGCACTTGCCGGGGCGTTCAATTATGGTATGCAATTTGGGGGGTCGTGGATTGGGTTGCCCTattttgttgctgctgggttgTTTGCAGGGGCTGGATTGGGGATTTGTGGGGTGGTGGTTGAGAGTGTGCCTTATGGAATGGTGTAG
- a CDS encoding uncharacterized protein (InterPro:IPR036875;~go_function: GO:0003676 - nucleic acid binding [Evidence IEA];~go_function: GO:0008270 - zinc ion binding [Evidence IEA]), with amino-acid sequence MDGASLCVTVLMPVANIVHEYLKDIRTLKKLLKNDSDGARFVGGLKKVLDGAKGQQLREDVSDLQKDLYLRLETTCTQLYQQIATMRESFRNGPCDLLNPKYHRDLKKLQKSNAAFQSAVNNVMQSNNLLSFMQQIREKDDMLKLIKQLNEALSLHSRQVQDNVESNRSRRHQADANRSHRYRVQKTPAPRSRRSSYGACTALERRIGNRQANRSCCNCGFYGHWENKCIKRCDICNGTSHTATYCWQRFVY; translated from the exons ATGGATGGCGCTTCGTTATGTGTGACCGTATTGATGCCCGTGGCAAACATCGTACATGAATATTTGAAGGACATCAGAACACtgaagaagttgttgaagaaTGACAGCGATGGCGCTCGATTTGTTGGCGGCCTGAAAAAGGTACTGGATGGGGCCAAGGGACAGCAGCTCCGAGAGGATGTGAGCGACTTGCAAAAGGACCTGTATCTTCGCCTTGAGACCACCTGTACGCAGTTATACCAGCAGATAGCAACAATGCGAGAAAGCTTTCGGAATGGGCCGTGTGATTTACTTAATCCTAAGTACCATCGTGATTTGAAGAAATTGCAAAAGTCGAATGCCGCTTTTCAGTCTGCTGTCAACAATGTCATGCAGTCTAACAATCTTCTATCGTTCAT GCAGCAGATCCGGGAGAAAGACGACATGCTCAAACTTATCAAACAGTTGAACGAAGCCCTTTCCCTTCATTCACGCCAGGTTCAGGATAATGTCGAATCGAATAGATCCAGACGTCATCAAGCCGATGCCAATAGATCGCACCGTTATCGAGTCCAAAAGACCCCGGCACCCCGGTCTCGCAGAAGCTCATACGGGGCTTGTACAGCTCTTGAAAGGCGTATCGGTAACCGACAGGCCAATAGAAGTTGCTGTAACTGCGGGTTCTATGGACATTGGGAGAACAAATGCATTAAAAGATGTGATATAT GCAACGGGACTTCTCACACAGCGACCTACTGCTGGCAACGATTTGTGTATTAA
- a CDS encoding uncharacterized protein (COG:S;~EggNog:ENOG410PN94;~SECRETED:SignalP(1-23)) codes for MRLSHLPTLLLLAAPSFSSTAWAGAPPASTETITIADSATVTNVERGVSVGVGAGVTVTVGEGEACTATPAPAQTQTVTVTEGDSGPGLGVGVGAGVTVTEGITVTATVTIGLGLGGDHDHYPTWTWPWPHEPTTVTVTVSPDPTTVTITPDPTTVTVPGDETTITVPGEETTVTVPGGETTVTVPGEETTITVPGGETTVTVPGEETTITVPGGETTVTVPGDETTITVPGGETTVTVPGEETTVTIPGEETTVTIPGTVTTLPGETTTISGSVTTLPPVTTTLPPVTTTITGSVTTITGSVTTISGSVTTLPGVTTTISGSVTTIPGSVTTIPGSITTIPGSVTTVPGETVTRTTTITGPTGVETVVVTEVITTTVIGTETGPGTTVTVTLTDNDPGTTGTVTEPGTTVTATVCPPLVSNPTYTPPAPLPTDYTWGCAPGYLCRPRRLDIAGECNVEAGLPAEGYVCRPEECIKSHPYIEDQTWGDPVVSDEVGTWNVSQDYFNLNPEQFGLNYSIFRFPDGHGGYTARQKKSTIPISGGGLLSRLLRRQQDIITEPDFPDVCYDDCNSAALEAQKTGKDPDLCGADSAFTTLLGQCTDCNERWADDDDADSDDDSSFIPPDFLQWVNYCADEDDDSSPTGEPITTPSSTSTSSSTSTSSDSESETTQTSTSTTDTDTSPTATDTSTESPSSTSSNPSSTNSDSASTSATATATSDSTSASASDSSSSSASDSASDSDSDSASPTSSDSGSDSDSDSTSATATGTDTDTTPTDTASNAPPQTSTPVIPGGSPTGSAPSDTPSPPTFTGAASSHGVPMYWGIIPIVVGLVV; via the exons ATGCGCCTCTCCCACCTCCCAACCCTGCTGCTCCTGGCAGCGCCCTCGTTTTCGTCTACTGCGTGGGCGGGCGCGCCACCTGCCAGCACAGAGACAATCACGATTGCAGATTCTGCGACTGTCACCAATGTCGAGCGCGGCGTTAGTGTTGGCGTTGGTGCTGGAGTGACAGTGACCGTCGGCGAAGGCGAGGCCTGCACAGCCACTCCTGCCCCGGCGCAGACGCAGACAGTGACCGTCACCGAAGGGGACTCCGGTCCTGGccttggtgtcggtgttggtgCCGGCGTCACAGTGACTGAGGGGATTACTGTCACCGCAACAGTGACTATCGGCCTTGGTCTCGGTGGTGACCATGATCACTATCCAACCTGGACCTGGCCCTGGCCTCACGAACCGACCACGgtgactgtgactgtgagTCCTGACCCTACTACGGTCACTATCACTCCGGACCCGACGACTGTCACTGTTCCTGGGGATGAGACAACTATCACCGTTCCTGGAGAGGAGACAACCGTTActgttcctggaggagaaactACCGTCACCGTTCCTGGGGAGGAGACAACTATCACCGTGCCAGGAGGAGAGACTACTGTTACTGTcccaggagaagaaacaaccattactgttcctggaggagagaCTACCGTTACCGTTCCTGGGGATGAGACTACTATTACCGTCCCTGGAGGAGAGACCACCGTTACTGTCCCCGGAGAAGAGACAACAGTCACTATTCCCGGGGAGGAGACTACTGTTACGATTCCTGGAACGGTCACTACACTGCCTGGCGAGACCACGACCATCTCAGGATCGGTCACTACTCTGCCTCCAGTTACCACCACCCTTCCCCCGGTTACCACGACTATTACGGGGTCAGTCACTACTATCACAGGTTCAGTTACTACAATATCAGGATCGGTGACAACATTGCCTGGTGTGACAACTACAATATCAGGATCGGTGACCACTATCCCTGGCTCTGTGACAACTATTCCTGGGTCCATCACCACTATACCTGGGTCTGTCACCACCGTCCCTGGTGAAACCGTCACTCGAACTACCACGATTACTGGCCCGACTGGCGTTGAAACCGTCGTTGTAACTGAGGTCATCACCACGACCGTTATTGGCACTGAGACTG GCCCTGGTACAACCGTCACGGTAACTCTGACTGATAACGACCCCGGTACTACTGGAACCGTTACCG AACCCGGAACAACCGTCACGGCGACTGTCTGCCCCCCTCTGGTTTCCAACCCAACATACACTCCACCCGCACCGCTCCCCACTGACTACACCTGGGGTTGTGCACCAGGCTACCTCTGCAGGCCTCGTCGTCTCGACATTGCTGGCGAGTGTAACGTCGAGGCAGGGCTACCCGCTGAAGGCTACGTCTGCCGACCAGAGGAGTGTATCAAGAGCCATCCGTACATCGAAGACCAAACCTGGGGCGATCCTGTAGTATCGGACGAAGTCGGAACCTGGAATGTCTCCCAAGACTACTTCAACCTGAACCCCGAACAGTTCGGTCTGAACTACTCCATCTTCCGGTTCCCTGACGGCCACGGCGGATACACTGCGCGTCAGAAGAAgtccaccatccccatctccGGCGGTGGCCTTTTGTCACGACTGCTACGTCGTCAGCAGGATATCATTACAGAACCCGACTTCCCTGACGTCTGCTACGATGATTGTAACTCTGCAGCCCTGGAGGCccagaagactggaaagGACCCGGACCTTTGCGGTGCGGATTCAGCCTTCACGACCCTCTTAGGCCAGTGCACGGACTGTAACGAACGATgggccgacgatgatgatgccgacagcgatgatgattccagcttcatcccCCCTGACTTCTTACAGTGGGTCAACTATTGCGcggatgaagacgatgactCGAGTCCCACTGGAGAGCCCATCACGACCCCCAgctcgacatcgacatcctcgtcgacgtcGACTTCTTCGGATTCTGAGAGTGAGACTACGCagacatcaacatcaacgacAGACACTGACACTTCGCCTACAGCAACAGACACTTCGACCGAGTCACCAAGTAGTACGTCTAGTAACCCCAGCTCGACAAACAGTGATTCTGCATCTACatctgcgactgcgactgcgacttcTGATTCAACTTCTGCCTCAGCTTCTgattcatcttcatcttccgcttctgATTCTGCTTCTgactctgattctgattctgcgTCTCCTACTTCGtctgactctggctctgactcCGATTCTGACTCTACATCCGCTACAGCGACAGGCACAGATACAGATACCACGCCCACCGACACGGCCTCCAACGCGCCACCACAAACCTCAACCCCTGTCATACCAGGCGGGTCTCCCACCGGCTCTGCCCCGTCTGACacgccgtcgccgccgaCCTTCACCGGTGCAGCTTCCTCGCACGGCGTGCCGATGTACTGGGGTATTATCCCGATCGTGGTTGGGCTGGTTGTGTAG